TTGCGCACCACCTCGAACTGGGCCAGGCCGTAGTAGATCAGGAACAGCTGCACCAGCATCGGCGTGCCGCGGATCACGTAGGTGTATAGCCAGGCCGGGAAGTTGATCGCGGCCTGCTTGGATACGCGCATCAGCGCCAGCGGCACCGCCGCCACCAGGCCCAGGGCCAGGGAAATGGCCAGCAGCTTGAGGGTCACCAGTACCCCGCCGAAGTACAGCGGCAGACTGTCCCAGATCACGTTGTAGTCGAAGATCACGTTGGCGCCCTCTCGCTTACAGTTCAGCGGCTTTGATGCCGGTGGAATAGCGCTTCTCAAGGAAACGCAGGGCCAGCAGCGACACCGTGGTCAGCACCAGGTACAGCCCGGCCACAGCGAGGAAGAAGGTGAACGGCTCACGCGTCGCATCGGCGGCGCTCTTGGCCTTGAACATCATGTCTTGCAGACCGACCACGGAAATCAGCGCGGTGGCCTTGGTCATCACCAGCCAGTTGTTGGTGAAACCGGGAATCGCCAGGCGGATCATCTGCGGCACCAGGATGCGGAAGAACACCTGCAGGCCGCTCATGCCGTAGGCCGCGCCGGCCTCGCCCTGCCCCTTGGGGATGGCCATGAAGGCACCGCGGAAGGTTTCCGACAGGTAGGCACCGTAGATGAAGCCCAGGGTACCGACACCGGCGGCGAACGGGTTGAGGTCGATGTAGTCCTCGTAACCCAGCATCGGCGCGATGCGGTTGAGCATGTCCTGGCCGCCGTAGAAGATCAGCAGGATCAGCACCAGATCGGGAATGCCGCGGATCACCGTGGCATAGGTCTCGCCCAGCAGCGCCAGCCAGCGCATGGGCGACAGCCGGAATGCTGCACCGAGCAAGCCCAGAACGACCGCCATGGCCATGGAGCACAGCGCCAGCAACAGAGTAAGCCAGGCACCATCGAGAATGGTCGAGCCGTAGCCGTTCAGCATGATCGGAATTCCTCAGGCGTTACGCGGGCAGCGTCCGCTACAACGAAAAAGTGGCGCAAACCGTACTTCGGGAAGTTTGCGCCACTCTTGCCGGGCGGCGATTACTCGCCGTAGACGTTGAACTGGAAGTACTTGTCCTGCACTTCCTTGTATTTACCGTTGGCGCGGATGGCCAGGATGGCGGCGCTGATCTTGTCGGCCAGAGCCTTGTCACCCTTGCGCACGGCGATGCCGGCACCGTTGCCGAAGTATTTCTCTTCGGTGTAGTCCGGGCCTACCAGGGCGAAGCCCTTGCCGGCGTCGGTCTTGAGGAAGCCGTCGTCGATGTTGACCACGTCAGCCAGGGTGGCGTCCAGACGGCCTGCGGTCAGGTCGAGGAAGATCTCGTTCTGCGAGCTGTAACGCACCACTTCCACGCCAGCCGGGGCGAAGACCTCGGTGGCGTAGCGGTCATAGATGGAGGCGCGCTGCACACCGACCTTCTTGCCTTTCAGGTCGACCAGCGGGTCGTTGAGTACGGTACCGGCCTTCATCGCCAGCTTGGCCGGGGTGTGGTAGTACTTGGCGGTGAAGTCCACCGACTTCTTGCGCTCGTCGGTGATCGACATGGACGACAGCACGGCGTCGAACTTGCGCACTTTCAGAGCCGGGATCAGGCCGTCGAATTCCTGCTCGATCCACTGACACTTGACCTTCATCTCTGCACACAGGGCGTTGCCG
The window above is part of the Pseudomonas alcaligenes genome. Proteins encoded here:
- a CDS encoding ABC transporter permease; translation: MLNGYGSTILDGAWLTLLLALCSMAMAVVLGLLGAAFRLSPMRWLALLGETYATVIRGIPDLVLILLIFYGGQDMLNRIAPMLGYEDYIDLNPFAAGVGTLGFIYGAYLSETFRGAFMAIPKGQGEAGAAYGMSGLQVFFRILVPQMIRLAIPGFTNNWLVMTKATALISVVGLQDMMFKAKSAADATREPFTFFLAVAGLYLVLTTVSLLALRFLEKRYSTGIKAAEL
- a CDS encoding ABC transporter substrate-binding protein, producing the protein MKKIVLLGALALSVFGGLVQADEKPLRIGIEAAYPPFAYKQPDGSITGFDYDIGNALCAEMKVKCQWIEQEFDGLIPALKVRKFDAVLSSMSITDERKKSVDFTAKYYHTPAKLAMKAGTVLNDPLVDLKGKKVGVQRASIYDRYATEVFAPAGVEVVRYSSQNEIFLDLTAGRLDATLADVVNIDDGFLKTDAGKGFALVGPDYTEEKYFGNGAGIAVRKGDKALADKISAAILAIRANGKYKEVQDKYFQFNVYGE